From the genome of Pseudomonadota bacterium:
GCACAATAGCGAATGACGAAGGATAGTCCCTCCAGATACTTCCAGGCCTTCATCGTTTCGAGGAGCGAACTTTCTTCATGAAGGGTCTTCTTCTTTGAACTTCATGTTGTTCACTTCGACATTCCTCGGAGTCTACGCTTTTCTGTTCGATATTCTGCGATTTCAAAAAAACTGATTTTTCGCCGGATCGGTAGAATCTTTCCGGGTCCACCATCTGAGGTGGTGGGTTTCATGATAACTAGTTTATTTGTGGAAAAGACAAACGCCTTTTCACTTGCCACCCAGTTCGTTTCCATGAAGATCGTCCTGAGACGATTTCTTCCCGCCGAACAGCCAGACGCCGACAATGCTGATCTCATACAGCACGATAAGCGGCACGGCCATCATCAACTGATTGACAATATCCGGGGTGGGGGTGAGGATTGCAGCGATTACAAACGCTGAAAGGATCGCATATTTCCGCTGCTTGTTGAGGAATGACGCATTGACGATTCCCAGCCGCGCCAGCAAAACCATGAAGACCGGAAGCTCAAAGATCACCCCGAAAGCGATGAGCAGCTTGAGGCTGAGCGAAAAATACTCGGCAACAGTGGGCATCGGACTCAGGATGTCTGAGGAATAGCTCATGAGAAAACTGAAGGCGGGTGGAAAAACAACCAGATAACCGAAGGCCGTGCCACCAAGAAAACATAGTGCCGAAAGCAACGCAAAAGGGATCGCCAGGCGCTTTTCATGGTGATACAGCCCGGGGGCCACAAAACGCCAGATTTGATAAAAAATTACCGGGCTTGCCAATAGAATCCCTGCAACCAGGGCTAATTTCAGGTAAAAAAAAAGGCGCCCTGATACGAGGTAAAGATCAGGGAGGAGTTTTCCGGGAGAACTTCGTAAAGCGGCTTCAGGAACCAGTGGCCGATTTTCTCAACATAATAATAAGCAATGGAAAAACCCACTCCGGCAGCAGCAAGAGAAATAAGCAGACAGCTTCGCAGTTCTGCCAGATGCTCGGTTAAAGATTGTTCCTGAAATTCTTCCATAGGTTATTGACAGTTTATTATTAGTAGTTTAAATATTTTTCAGTCCGAATTTCAAAAAGTCCCCAGACTCTGGGATGAATTGCTATGCGAACAGGACGATGCAATGAGTTTCACGCCATCGTTTGCCACATCCACTGCATAGTAATACCGCCTGACTTCCCGGTCAAGGAAATGAGACAGCGATGGTTACAGAAAAATCATCTTCAGCTTCCCAGGGCGTTGATCTTCTGAAGCACCCGATACTGCCCATTGCCAGGATTGTGCAATTTCTTTACCTGGCCCTGCCTTCAACTTCCGTTGACTCGGTTCTGGATGAATTAACCGAACCGGTTGAAACAGTTAGCGCCGTATACCCGGCTCCAGGAGAAATCCTGCGCCCCTACCTGCCGATTCTCAAAAATTTTGAAATGCTCAAAAAGGCTGAAAAGGTCCCATGGATAATCTTGAATGAA
Proteins encoded in this window:
- the tatC gene encoding twin-arginine translocase subunit TatC, which codes for MVPEAALRSSPGKLLPDLYLVSGRLFFYLKLALVAGILLASPVIFYQIWRFVAPGLYHHEKRLAIPFALLSALCFLGGTAFGYLVVFPPAFSFLMSYSSDILSPMPTVAEYFSLSLKLLIAFGVIFELPVFMVLLARLGIVNASFLNKQRKYAILSAFVIAAILTPTPDIVNQLMMAVPLIVLYEISIVGVWLFGGKKSSQDDLHGNELGGK
- a CDS encoding twin-arginine translocase subunit TatC — protein: MEEFQEQSLTEHLAELRSCLLISLAAAGVGFSIAYYYVEKIGHWFLKPLYEVLPENSSLIFTSYQGAFFFT